A stretch of Brassica napus cultivar Da-Ae chromosome C6, Da-Ae, whole genome shotgun sequence DNA encodes these proteins:
- the LOC106379418 gene encoding probable disease resistance protein RPP1, which yields MASSSFPLSPLSSLPPNWKHHVFPSFHGADVRKSFLSHILKEFRSKGIDTFIDDDIERNKSIGPQLIDAIKGSKIGIILLSKNYASSSWCLNELVEIMKCRTELGQTVMTIFYEVDPADVKKQRKDFGKSFRKTCKGKTSDEIETWKKALEGVATIAGYHSNNWDNEAAMIEKIATDVSNMLNNSTPTRDFEELVVTGAHMEKLNYFFFECLRGSGHVGLYILPRRNMY from the exons ATGGCTTCGTCTTCTTTTCCTCTTTCTCCTCTATCTTCTCTGCCTCCAAATTGGAAGCACCATGTCTTCCCGAGCTTCCATGGGGCAGATGTCCGCAAATCCTTTCTGAGTCACATTTTGAAGGAGTTTAGAAGCAAAGGGATTGACACTTTCATTGACGATGATATCGAGAGGAATAAGTCGATCGGTCCCCAGCTTATCGATGCTATTAAAGGATCGAAAATTGGGATCATCTTGCTCTCCAAGAACTATGCTTCTTCGTCTTGGTGCCTAAACGAGTTGGTGGAGATCATGAAGTGTAGGACAGAGCTTGGTCAGACAGTTATGACCATTTTCTATGAAGTGGATCCAGCTGATGTAAAGAAGCAGAGGAAAGATTTTGGGAAGTCCTTTAGAAAAACTTGTAAAGGCAAAACAAGTGACGAGATTGAGACATGGAAAAAGGCTTTGGAAGGTGTGGCCACCATCGCTGGTTACCATTCAAACAACTG GGATAATGAAGCAGCCATGATCGAAAAAATAGCAACTGATGTTTCAAACATGTTGAATAATTCCACGCCAACAAGAGATTTCGAGGAGTTAGTTGTAACGGGAGCTCATATggaaaaattgaattattttttttttgaatgtctAAGAGGTTCTGGACACGTAGGCCTATACATTCTCCCACGGCGAAATATGTATTaa
- the LOC106381250 gene encoding probable zinc metalloprotease EGY1, chloroplastic → MGTLTSVAFAAATNIRFRTFHCNLREKIKTPMPKVTSPLRERYRFSSPEETRGFKAVVKCLGNDQNDSRGIDGGENRDTKSSVIRDSTVETASREEEDADEKSNSSSINEFGSDKTPYVSSRPSTESPIDPTYSSFQIDSFKLMELLGPERVDPADVKLIKDTIFGYSTFWVTKEEPFGDLGEGILFLGNLRGKREDVFAKLQRKLAELTGDKYNLFMIEEPNSEGPDPRGGARVSFGLLRKEVSEPGPTTLWQYVIAFILFLLTIGSSVELGIASQINRLPPEVVRYFTDPNAVEPPDMELLYPFVDSALPLAYGVLGILLFHELGHFLAAVPKKVKLSIPYFIPNITLGSFGAITQFKSILPDRSTKVDISLAGPFAGAALSVSMFAVGLFLSTNPDAASDLVQVPSMLFQGSLLLGLISRATLGFAAMHATTVSIHPLVIAGWCGLTTTAFNMLPVGCLDGGRAVQGAFGKNVLVTFGLSTYVMLGLRVLGGPLALPWGLYVLICQRTPEKPCLNDVTEVGTWRKALVGTAIILVVLILLPVWDELAEEVGIGLVNTF, encoded by the exons ATGGGGACTCTCACGAGCGTGGCTTTCGCAGCTGCCACTAACATCAGATTCCGAACGTTTCATTGCAATCTCCGGGAGAAGATTAAGACACCAATGCCTAAGGTTACTTCACCattgagagagagataccgTTTCTCTAGCCCTGAGGAAACCCGCGGATTTAAGGCTGTAGTAAAGTGTTTAGGCAATGATCAAAACGATAGCAGAGGAATCGACGGCGGAGAAAACAGAGACACAAAATCGTCCGTTATTAGAGATTCAACTGTAGAAACTGCTTCgcgtgaagaagaagatgcagaCGAGAAAAGTAACAGTAGCAGCATCAACGAGTTCGGTTCCGACAAGACTCCTTATGTTTCTTCAAGG ccatCAACTGAATCGCCTATTGATCCGACATACAGCAGCTTCCAAATAGACTCTTTTAAGCTAATGGAGCTTCTTGGACCTGAGAGAGTAGACCCTGCAGATGTGAAGTTAATAAAGGACACCATTTTTGGCTATTCAACATTCTGGGTGACGAAAGAAGAACCCTTTGGGGATCTCGGAGAGGGCATCCTATTTCTTGGGAACTTAAGAGGAAAAAGGGAAGATGTTTTTGCAAAGCTTCAAAGGAAACTGGCGGAGCTTACTGGCGATAAGTATAATTTGTTCATGATCGAGGAGCCTAACTCGGAGGGACCAGATCCACGCGGCGGTGCACGTGTTAGCTTTGGTTTGCTTCGTAAAGAAGTCTCAGAGCCAGGACCAACCACGCTCTGGCAGTATGTGATTGCATTCATATTGTTTCTTCTGACTATTGGTTCCTCTGTAGAATTGGGAATTGCTTCTCAG ATTAACCGTCTACCTCCTGAGGTGGTAAGGTATTTCACCGATCCAAATGCTGTTGAACCACCTGATATGGAGCTTTTGTATCCATTTGTAGATTCTGCATTGCCTTTGGCATATGGTGTCTTGGGAATTCTTTTGTTTCAT GAATTGGGGCACTTTCTTGCTGCAGTTCCAAAGAAAGTAAAGCTTAGCATTCCTTACTTCATTCCAAACATTACACTCGGAAGTTTTGGTGCAATCACACAG TTCAAGTCGATTCTTCCCGACCGGAGTACAAAAGTTGACATTTCGCTAGCTGGTCCATTTGCTGGAGCCGCACTCTCAGTTTCCATGTTTGCTGTTGGTCTGTTTCTATCTACTAACCCAGATGCAGCTAGCGATCTGGTGCAGGTCCCTAGCATGTTATTCCAAGGTTCATTACTTCTTGGACTCATCAGCCGAGCAACCCTGGGATTCGC AGCTATGCATGCTACAACAGTTTCGATCCATCCGCTTGTTATTGCTGGATG GTGTGGTTTAACAACAACGGCTTTTAATATGCTTCCTGTTGGGTGTTTGGATGGAGGAAGAGCTGTACAG GGCGCATTTGGGAAAAATGTACTGGTTACATTTGGGTTGTCGACCTATGTAATGCTTGGACTCAGAGTG CTCGGTGGCCCTTTGGCACTTCCTTGGGGTCTCTACGTGCTAATCTGCCAG AGAACACCCGAAAAACCATGCCTGAACGATGTGACCGAGGTTGGAACATGGAGGAAGGCACTTGTCGGGACAGCAATTATTCTGGTTGTTTTGATACTCCTGCCTGTATGGGACGAACTCGCAGAAGAGGTAGGCATAGGGCTTGTAAACACATTTTGA